Part of the Trichoderma asperellum chromosome 1, complete sequence genome is shown below.
GGCCGTTCGCAACGATGTAACTGGTCTATGGGACTTTTCTGACCTCGGTGAGCCCCTACCCCCGGTCGCCCCTGTTCGGCGATCTGCCTCCTTTATCGAGTTGGATCACATGCCGCACCTTGGCATCGCCTCCTTGATCCGCAGCTTTGTGCATGTCAATTGCTCTATGCCCGTCAAACTAGACGGTTTCCCGAAAAACCGACGATGGGGAATGGGCCTTGTCATCGACGCCGACAAAGGTCTCGTCCTCATTTCTCGAGCTGTGGTGCCGTATGATCTGTGCGACATCACCGTCACCATTGCTGATTCCATCATGGTTGAGGGCAAGGTTGTTTTCCTACATCCGCTGCAGAACTACGCCATCATCAAGTACGATCCCGCTTTAGTGGACGCTCCCGTCGTGAGCGCCCGGCTCAGCGATCAGCACCTCACCCAGGGTGCAAAGACCTACTTCCTGGGCTACAACAGGATAAGTAGAGTCGTGCACGGCTCTACCACCGTGACGGAGATTACAGCGGTTGCTATCCCGGCAAACTCGGGGGCACCGCGATACCGCGCCGTCAACGTAGATGCCATCACAATCGACAGCAACCTTGGAGTGTCGTGCGGCAGTGGTGTTCTCGTAGCGGAGGACGGAACCGTGCAGGCCCTGTGGCTGCAGTATCTCGGAGAGCGCTCCCCAAACAATCAGAGAGATGAGGAGTACCATCTCGGCTTAGGCACACCGACCCTGCTGCCCGTTATTTCAGCCATTCAGCGGGGAGAAACGCCGCGCCTCCATATGCTCTCGGTTGAGTTCCGATCCATCCACATGTCTCAGGCACGTGTGATGGGAGTCTCGGACGAATGGATCAAGAAGGTTACACAAGCAAACCGGTCTCACCACCAGCTGTTCATGGTCAGCAAGCGGACATTTGAACGGGTTAATCACCCGGTATCGCTCCTCGAAGGCGACGTGGTGCTGACACTCAACGGCAAAATCTGCACCACCATCTCCGACTTTGACGTGATGTACTCGAACGAGGTTCTGGACGCTGTTATTGTGCGAAACTGTGAAGAGATGCACCTCCAGCTTCCAACGGTACTTGCCGACGACATGGAAACACACCATGCCGTGTCCTTTTGCGGAGCCATCCTCCATCGCCCGCACTTGGCCGTTCGCCAGCAGATCAGCAAACTTCACAGCGAGGTATACGTGTCGAGCCGAATTCGAGGCTCCCCAGCCTACCAGTATGGGCTTGCCCCGACCAATTTTATCACCCATGTCAATGGCGAGTCAACGCCGGATCTGGACTCGTTCATTGCGGCGACCCGGAAAATCCCCGACAACTCTTGTAAGACCACCCCTTTCCCCTCTCGTTTGCTGCACGCGTTATATGCAAAAATAGAGCTAATGTAACTTGCAACTTAGATTTCCGCATCAAAGCAGTCACTTTTGACTCGGTACCGTGGGTGATCacaatgaagaagaatgaccATTACTTCCCTACTATGGAATGGATCAAGGACAGCAACGAGCCGTGCGGCTGGCGACGCGTGACGTACGAGGGCAGCCAGGTCTTCCAGGGGGAGGCGATTGACGGAATCCCAACGGTTGCCGGCAATTCTGAGATGGAATAGGTATAACGGCGCGGTCCATTGCAGCAGCTCGGTTGGTGATTATAatggtggcggtgatggttACTGttacttctttcttttacttctctTTCTGGACTACTACACGACGATCCGTTTGCTTACGGCCACAGGATGGCGAGAGTAGGACAGTGTACATGCATGACGACGAATttgcaaaaaaacaaacacacATGGATGGGTACATGGGACAACAACGGGCGTTAAACGGCTATGAAGGATTTCACACTGGAGTTTTCTTgagctgtttttttcttttcttttttttttttcccctccttctTTACTtgttttcctcctctcccttcaTATTATTCATATTATAAACACAACACCGCATCTATCTGTGGCATTTTGAATAGAAGAGGTGGTTGGGTGTGGTGGACTGATACATCACCGGATTCTCCCGACGGAGACATTCAATAGACGAGGATTCAATGGAATGCAGGCCGGCGTCGGCACATTACTACTATACTAATTACTGGATTACATACTGGTAGAATATGTAGGAGAGTGGAGTGGTTGGGGCTCACTGGGGAGTGGATAAGGCAACCAACCGGAGAGATTTACAATATGGATACAGAGACTGTTTCAGATACTTGTGGCTCTTATTTTTGTAGTATGCTATTTGTATGTAGAAATGCTGTTTGTTCCTTGTCCGTATAACTTGGGTGCCTGATTTATGAGACATGCGTTTTACATTGACCAACCGGATCAGCCACTGCCTACCTAGTTGCTGCAAGTACACGAGATGCAGCACGAGCCGGCAGCTAAATAGCACTTACTGCCTCCTATCACGGCTTACCACGTTGTTACTGCACCTACCGGGGGCTCCTTGTAGCCAGTGAATGCATTGACCGGAATCGAGGCCCGTTGTACGGAgaatggtgctgctgctggttccTGGTGGCTGGCGTGGGACAAGAAATATGAGGGAGGGGGCGTGTTAGGTACTACCTGGTACTACGAAGGTGGAAGGTATCTCAATGTTTCTGTGGTTTGCATTCTTGTGCCTGGCGGAAGTCGTTCTAGAGTACTCTTCTCTGCGGCCAAAAGTGAACCTCGGCCATGAGAGAACCTTGGAGTTGTAGTTTACGGTATAAGTGTGGTGGTGTAGGGATGTCTCAGAACTGGGAGGTGGGAGGTCAAATCTGGTGCCTTGAGCGGCCCCGCAGTGGGCGGATGAATGTCTTAGTGGGCGAGCTAGACTAATAAGTGTTGGACAAGTTAGACAAGGCACATTCTGGTTCGagaactactagtaggtattgAACAAGGTACTCGGCTGTGCTATCTGGAGGTGGGGGTTACTGTGTACCTTGTGGTAGATGCTGGATGGGTTGAAGCTATTCGCGACCGCTTTATATAAGAGTAGTAAAAACGACGGCTAAGTTgacttccatcttctttctgcctTTCGTTTCTCTCACACCGCTTTTGTTTCGTCAGATGCTGCCTTGAACATTAAATCAACTGCGGAAccgcttttctcttcccaaTGCAACACTGATTATTGAAAccctgctcttttcttctgaTCCAGCTCATGTATTCTTTGCCGTCCACCGCTTGCTCTATTCAGAGTGAATTTCTGTCGAGATACAAACACCCCCCTTGATCCATACAAGTTGTCTCATTGTCTACCTACTACTAAGATACTGTgtttatctttctttttggacCAAGAGTTCATAGTGCACAGTATCAATAACCGTGCTATCTAGATATGGGGTTACTGTGTACCTCGCTGCCTGCGCCCGGAAGTGCCGTCTACTTCAACGCTAAGATACCTCAGAGCACCTCGGTGACGTTGCTCTCTCTGTCGGCTCACCAGGTGTCAAGCTTCTTTTCATGTCTGCCTGCCATAGGTAGCCCTTGTTGAATCTTGCTGCCTCGTGTGCCAATTCCTACATAAAGTCCAGAGCCTGGGGCCTGCATTAtctcgtctcttcttcttcgtctttctcttcataTTCAttgcactgctgctgcttgattcCCCTCCCCCGCGATGCCCCCCACAGCTACCTGGCAGGTAAGTTGAATCAAAGACTTCCCTTGAAATTGGCCAGCACCCAGCCATAGAATCTCGCAAGATACTAATGCGCGGTGGCTGTACAGACCAAGCTCAAGGtccagctgaagctggccATTGCGCGCCTGCGCATGGTGCAACAGCGGGATGAGCAGCTTGGAAAGACGCATCGCCGAGCAATGGCGCAGCTCCTCGAGGCTGGCAAAGTCGACTCAGCAACGATCCGCGTCGAGAACATCATCCGCTCCGACATCACCAGCGAGCTacatgagctgctggagctctACTGCGAGCTATTACTTGCGCGCGCGGGGCTTCTAGAGGGCCCGGTATGCGACCCTGGATTGGAGGAGGCTGTCAAGAGCATCCTGTACGCGGCACCCAAGACCGAGATCAAGGAGTTGATGACGGTGCGGACGCTGCTGGCGGAGAAGTACGGCAAGGAGTTTGTGTTGGCGGCTATGGATAATACAGACGGCAAGGTCAACGAGAAGGTGGTCAAGAAGCTAAGCGTAGAGGCGCCACGACGAGAGCTGGTGACGGGGTATCTAGAAGAGATTGCCAAGGCATACGGCGTGGATTGGCCCAGAAGGGAGGTTTCCTCGCCACCTCCACCGGATTTGCTGGATGAGGACCTTGAAGGCAAGGGAGATggggatggcgatggagcggGAGGCGGCGGACAGGCTCAGAGGAACGATTTAGACAAGCCCCTCACTGAGGCGCAAAGGAAGCTCTCTCTGGGCGAAGAGCAGATGAATCGAGCAACACCGCCGAGCGCGAAGCTGGGCGAGCCCAAGAGCCCGCTAATGGTGACGCCGCCGCGGATGACGACGGACAACGTGCATCCCAAGGTGATGATGGGATCTATCGAactgaagagcaagaaggaCGAGGTGCCGGTGGTGAGGAAGAAGTCAGAG
Proteins encoded:
- a CDS encoding uncharacterized protein (EggNog:ENOG41~BUSCO:EOG092D09TB~MEROPS:MER0003297); protein product: MNGTPASTGGKRKADGSLQTSPPAKRPVNGSNKPSIDTDMTTPDITIDDVSYDDRSDAASDIHPVAMYVGTPGSFGEWQDTIQKVVRNVVAIRFCQTCSFDTDPALTSEATGFVVDSERGYIMTNRHVVGSGPFWGHCVFDNHEEVDCYPVYRDPIHDFGILRYDPKAIKYMHVDGLTLSPDLAKVGTEIRVVGNDAGEKLSILSGVISRLDRNAPEYGDGYSDFNTCYYQANAAASGGSSGSPVVNKDGNAVALQAGGRSDGASTDYFLPLDRPLRALQCIQQGKPVTRGDIQCQFLLKPFDECRRLGLTPEWESATRKAFPEETNMLVAEIVLPSGPSDGKIEEGDVLIKVNGELLTQFIRLDDILDSNVGNSIKFHLQRGGEDIEVDIEVGDLHKITPDRFVTVAGASFHDISYQQARLYGVAVKGVYICEAAGSFRFDNTDNGFIVQSVDQKAVPDLDTFIEVLKQIPDKARVVVKYKHLRDLHTLNTTIVYIDRHWSAKMKLAVRNDVTGLWDFSDLGEPLPPVAPVRRSASFIELDHMPHLGIASLIRSFVHVNCSMPVKLDGFPKNRRWGMGLVIDADKGLVLISRAVVPYDLCDITVTIADSIMVEGKVVFLHPLQNYAIIKYDPALVDAPVVSARLSDQHLTQGAKTYFLGYNRISRVVHGSTTVTEITAVAIPANSGAPRYRAVNVDAITIDSNLGVSCGSGVLVAEDGTVQALWLQYLGERSPNNQRDEEYHLGLGTPTLLPVISAIQRGETPRLHMLSVEFRSIHMSQARVMGVSDEWIKKVTQANRSHHQLFMVSKRTFERVNHPVSLLEGDVVLTLNGKICTTISDFDVMYSNEVLDAVIVRNCEEMHLQLPTVLADDMETHHAVSFCGAILHRPHLAVRQQISKLHSEVYVSSRIRGSPAYQYGLAPTNFITHVNGESTPDLDSFIAATRKIPDNSYFRIKAVTFDSVPWVITMKKNDHYFPTMEWIKDSNEPCGWRRVTYEGSQVFQGEAIDGIPTVAGNSEME